From the Lathyrus oleraceus cultivar Zhongwan6 chromosome 3, CAAS_Psat_ZW6_1.0, whole genome shotgun sequence genome, the window tgctggcctaggatatcagattgtttcctaagagctgacaatttccagatgtgctttttcgttccaatctatctcctgcgtaatctgcatcacagtaacccgaaagtctatactctgatgttttctcatacatcaggcccaggttaggagttcctttcagatatttgaaaattctcttaactgctgttaagtgagtttctctaggatctgattggaatctgacacagagacagacactaaagagaatatcaggtcgagtagcagtcagatagagaagggagcctatcataccacgatagagcttctgacaaacctttttactgacttcttccttttcaagaatgcatgtttGATGCATGGGAGTCTTTACAGAGTTGCATTCGGCCATGTCAAATTTattcagaacatcttttatgtatttgctttgatgaacgtacgtgacttctggagtttggttaatttgaattcctagaaagaactttagttcttgcattaagctcatttcaaattctgtctgcattaactcagagaattcttgacaaacagaggtgttagctgaaccaaaaataatatcatcaacgtatatctggcatatcatgagatcattgttaaggtttttacagaagagtgtggagtcaactttccctctgataaaattgtgttccagaagaaagttacttaaacgttcataccaagctctgggagcttgtttcagtccatataaagatattttaagtttaaaaacatgttctagaaaatttggattttcaaaacctggaggttggttgacatacacttcttctgatatataaccattaaggaatgcgctcttgacatccatttgatataatttaatagaatggtttatagcgaaagatacaagaagacgaatagattctaaccttgcgactggagcaaaggtttcattgtagtcaataccttcttgttgactgtaaccttgagctgccagtcgagctttgtttctgacgacttctcctttctcgttcagcttgtttctgaatactcatctggttccgataacgtgagtgcctctgggcttgggaacaagatcccagacatcattctttgtgaattgatctaattcttcttgcatggctagaactcagtcgttatcttgaagtgcctcatcacaggaagtaggctcgatcagagacactagtcctagaggagtctcttcagaagtcctgaaggtagatctggttctgacaagtttgtccttgttgcccagaatcaattcttcagatacgttgaggcgacttttagctttcttgggaattaatggaagattaatttcctcagaattctgaatggcagttgcttctggagctttgtcagatcctgcaagagtgatttctaaatctgcaaaattttcaactagctttgacttttcagggtcaagcttatcgtcaaatctgacatgaattgattcttccacaattttggtttctgtattgtatactttgtagcctttagagcgttctgagtatcctaacataatacctttctgtgctttggaatcaaacttgttcagatgttctttagtgtttaaaataaagcaagaacatccaaaaggatgaaaatatgaaatgtttggtttccttcctttacacagttcatagggagtcttttccagaataggtcttatggagattctattctgaatgtaacgctgtatttacagcttcggcccaaaagtgcttagccacattagtttcgttgatcatagttctggccatctcttggagtgtcctattcttcctctctacaactccattttgttgtggagttctagggcaggagaaatcatgggatattccattagagtcaaataattcctcaaaggatttattttcgaattccccagcatgatcacttctgactctgacaattttagagtcaaattctttttgcactttggagcagaaactagtgaatacatagtgagactcactcttgtgttttaggaatttcacccatgtccagcgactgaaatcatcaacaatgactagtccgtacttctttccattgactgatgatgttttcacaggaccaaatagatcaatgtgaagaagttctaaaggcttagaggtagtaacaatagttttctttttgaaagatgtttttgaaaattttcctttctgacatgcttcacatagagcatctgaagagaacttcagtttaggtaggcctctgactaactcgagtttatttagctgagatagtttcctcatgctaatgtggcccaagcgtttatgccatacccattgctcttcgtgaacagacatcagacatttcacattttgttcttttaaatcagaaagattaattttataaatattgtttttcctcttgcctgtgaataagacagaaccattgttttgatttatggctttacatgttttttgattaaagatcacatcataaccgttatcacttaattgacttatggataacaaattatgcattaatccttctacgtaaaggacatcagatatagagggaagagtaccattaccaatagttccggagcctctgatccttcctttctgatctcctccgaagcctacgaatccagcgtctttaagttccaagctttggaacatagactttcttcccgtcatgtgtcgcgagcatccagagtccaggtaccatgactggtgtttgaactttgctgcataagatatctacaacataaacaatcttatcttttggtacccagagtctcttgggtcctttctgattagttttcccagagtttcttaacactttgggttttctagcattttcaaatttttgctcttgtgtgtgtgtatagtgatatgaaaatggagatttaagttggtcactagtagaagttttatcttccttaggatcatacccaatgccttttctattgttctgactgactccataaatcatggatgccattacactccttcctatcccatttttcagaaacttttgaaaggctttttcgtatttataaattatcgtatttgaagtttgaggtgcttgagataacgcttcttctagttttaaacaatttttctttgctgcatcttttagtgatgttaaaactttgttttcatcttttagttctagaattgtcatctcaagtttgccacattcttcaaatttttcttcaagacagccttttattgctttaaatttttgttttagtttctgatatgagctaagagtttctgacaagcatgattctaggtcagatcgagagagttcagaaaatacctcttctgattcagattcttcatctgaagtgttcctggatgtggtagccatgaacgccacattcgcctgttcatcagagtcagattctgatgagtcagattcgctatcatcccaggtggccattaatcccttcttggttctgagggagtttttcttgaagctctcttttctggagctgtctttctttaactttgggcattcgttcctgtagtgacctgtttctttacattcataacaggtaacatctttgttagttttaccttttgaggttgattctgatcgatcccctctgggtcttggtcttctgaagttgttgttcctctttttccagagttaTTTAACTCTTCTAgttaggagggacaattcttcttcgtcgtcagaatcttcttgttcagagtcatcaACATCTTCTAtttcggcctggaatgctttgtttctgtcagatttgcgtctttcagatctggaatttagtgctacagacttgttcttcttctgaggctcatcttcctctagttatatctcatgacttctgagtgaactgacaagctcttcaagactgatgttgttcagatcctttgagagttttaaggcagtgaccatgggtctccacttctttggcaagcttctgactatctttttaACGTGGTCTGCAGTggtgtatcctttgtctagaactttgagacctgcaataagagtttggaatctagagaacattacctctatggctttGTCATCCTCCATTTcgaaggcttcatatttctggataagaGCCAGAGCCTTTatttctttgacctgagagtttccttcatgagtcatcctcagagagtcaagtatgtctttaattgtttccctgttggtgatcttttcatactcgttgtaagatatagcattgagaagtatggttctggccttgtgatgatttttgaaaacacgcttctgatcatctgacatcttacctctgggaacttcaactccagcatctgttacaggaggtttgtgTCCATCTGTGACAATGTTCTAGAGATCAtcatcatagcctagaaagaaactttcaattctatctttccagtaatcgaatttctctccatcaaagataggaggcttagcattgtaactgtctctttcgtttatctgggccatagtttttctcgttctggatctctctacacggttaagtgtttgattggaaaatcaataacagagtcgaagctctgataccaattgaaggtgagaaaaacaagaaaggggggggtttgaattgttttggaaaataagcgcttttgcaaaataaaatcacacaggattttatactggttcgtttataacacaaagctactccagtccactcggccaaggtgattttgccttcaacaaggacttaatccactaatcttgaaagattatcacaaccaacgtctaagagaaagatctcttagtcctcttaagtatacagactgcgcagagtcacttgaggaattaaaacaattgaggtaaaaacagaatttgtaatctagagtgcttctaggataaagcaagtattacagcaatTAGAGCAGATAAGAAGTTTCACattatgagcaaaagctcgtgaaagattaaagagagagtagagtaattctgtgcgttcaagtgtgtctctcaatgaggttcaccgttctttatatagaggtgaaaaacgaccgtttgtagtgatggcagatatttggtcttgatgagagtttaatgccataacttcgttgtttcttgccagaacaagtttgtctccctgaataacttctttccaaatatagtttctttccatttgaagttgaagttgctGTTACTCTTTCTGGATATGGAAAACCATTATCAGTGTCTGTGTTACTCTGTTACTCTGAGATCTTGAGCTGTgacttcagagcttctgatagtcctgatcttttagatttccagtgttgtcttcagatgacgtttgagagcttctggaattctgatataccgttgcttagagtcagaacttctagagcgcgcttcttcttcatatgcttctgatattctgatgCGCTGatttgctcagagttagaacttctaggatgcgtttctacttcagatgcttcgGATCTTCaggtaatttgtatctgatttgattctgtatctgatgacgcgatcagattccttccttcttgtttagagtcctgcacacttagaaacttttcgttagagtgccatttttggtttcatcctttgttatcatcaaaatcttggaatctgttgtagaactatttttgttcttacaattaTGCATCTGAGTGTAGATTCTTGAAGAAAGTTGTGGAGAAAGCTAACTTTGTAGAAGAAAAAGGCGGAGAAGAAGAAACTTTGTTGCTCGCGTGGCAAAACCAAGttgaagagaaaagaaacaaATGGTACCTCGACACCGGTGAAAGCAATCACATGTGCGGAGATCGAAGCATGTTCGTAGAGATCAATAAAGCGGCAACTGACAATGTCTCATTTGGAGATGACTCAAACATACCAGTCAAAGGCAAAGGTAAAATTCTTATACGCTTAAAGAATGGGAGTCATCAATTCATATCCAATGTCTATTATGTTCCTAACATGAAGAAAAATATTTTGAGCTTGGGACAATTATTAGAGAAAGGCTATGACATCCACTTGAAAGAACATAGTCTTTTCTTAAGAGATTGTAGACATAACTTGATTGCTAAGGTGCCTATGTCAAATAATAGAATGTTCCTCTTGAACATTCAAAATGATGTTGCAAAGTGTCTCAAGACTTGCTATACTGACTCTTCGTGGCTATGGCATCTACGATTTGGACATCTCAACTTCGACAGTCTAAAATGCTTGTCAAAGAAGGAGATGGTGAGAGGCTTGCCTATTATAAACCATCCAGACCAACTATGTGAAGGATGTCTAGTTGGGAAGCAATTTCGGAAAAGCTTTCCAAAGGAATCAACGTCAAGAGCGACAAAACCACTAGAGCTCATACACACCGATGTTTGTGGACCAATCATCCAAACTCTTTTGGTAAGAGTAAATACTTTCTCCTCtttattgatgattattctagaaaaaAATGGGTTTATTTCTTGGAGGAGAAGTTAGAAGTGTTTGAAAACTTTAAGAAGTTTAAATCCCATGTGGAGAAAGAAAGTGGTCTTTCCATTAAGGCCATGAGATCTGACCGAGGAGGAGAGTTCATTTCAAATGAGTTCCACAAATATTGTGAAGATCATAGAATCCTCCTCCTACTAACAGTGCCAAGatcaccacaacaaaatggagtagcaGAGAGAAAGAATCAGACCATACTTAACATGGTGCGAAGCATGCTTAAGAGAAAGAAGATGCCGAGAGAGTTTTGGGCCGAAGCAGTGGCATGTGCGGTTTATCTGACAAATTATTCCCCAATAAGAAGCGTGCATGAGAAGACACCACAAGAAGAATGGAGTGGAAGGAAGCCTGGGATCTCTCACCTCAAAGTGTTTGGAAGCATTTCCTATACTCACGTTCCTGATGAAAGGAGAACAAAGCTCGACGATAAAAGTGAGAAGTATGTATTCGTCGGTTATGACTCAAGCTTCAAAGGGTACAAGCTCTATAATCCAAATAGTGGAAAGATCGTCATAAGTCGTGACGTGGAGTTcgaagaagaagattgttgggATTAGAGTGTTCAAGAAGACAGGTACAATTTTCTTCCTTACTTTGAAAAAGAATACGAAATGGAACAACCAATGATAGAGAAAAATATTACACCACCGGCCTCACCGACACCAAGGTTGGATGAAACAAGCTCAAGTGAGAGGACACCATGACTAAGGAGTATTGAAGAGCTTTATGAGGTAATCGAAAACATAAATGACACTAACCTTTTTTGCCTTTTGGGTAATTGTGAGCCTCTAAGCTATCAAGAAGCAATTGAAAATGTAAAGTGGAGAGACGCCATGGAAGAAGAAATCAAGTCAATCACGAAGAATGATACATGGGAACTTACTACACTTCCACAAGGACACAAAGCAATCGGAGTAAGATGGGTGTACAAGGCAAAGAAGAATGCAAAAGGATACATGGAGAGATACAAAGCAAGATTGGTGGCGAAAGGCTATAGTCAAAGACAAGGAATTAACTATGATGAGGTATTTGCCCCGGTTGCTCGTCTTGAAACTATTAGATTGATCATTTCTTTGGCAGCCCAAAATGAATGGAAGATCTATCGAATGGATGTGAAGTCGGCCTTCTTGAATGGTTTTCTCGAAGAAGAAGTTTATATCGAGCAACCACAGGGCTATGAAGTAAAAGGTCAAGAAGAAAAAGTCTTGAAGTTGAAGAAGGCATTATACGGACTCAAGCAAGCACCGAGAGCTTGGAATGTTCGAATCGACAAGTAATTTCAAGACAAGAACTTCATCAAGTGTCCATATGAGCATGCACTCTATATTAAAGCGCAAAATGGAGATATTTTGATTgtgcttatatgttgatgacttgaTCTTCACAGGGAACAATTTAAGCATGTTCGAAGAGTTCAAGAAAGACATGTCAAATGAATTTGAGATGACATATATGGGGCTCATGGCATATTATCTCGGCATCGAAGTAAAGCAAGACGATAAAGGAATTTTTATCACCCAAGAAGGTTATGCCAAAGAAGGCCTTAAGAATTTCAAGATGCATGATGCCAATCCATTTGGCACCCCGATGGAATGTGGCAGCAAGTTGAGTAAGCATGAAAATGGAGAGATTGTTGATCCAACTCTTTACAAAAGTTTGGTTGGAAGTTTGCGTTACTTGACAAGTACAAGGCCGGATATTCTCTATGTTGCAGGAGTCGTAAGTCGCTACATGGAAGCTCCAACAACAACTCACTTCAAGGCGGCAAAAAGAATCCTTCAATACATCAAAGATATTGCTTTCACTTGGATGTCAAAGAAGCAACCTATCGTCACACCATCAACTAGTGAAGTTGAGTATGTTGCCACCACATCATGTGTTTGTCATGTAGTTTAGCTAAAGAATTTGTTGAAAGAATTAAAAATGCCACAAGAAGATCCTGTCGAAATATGTGTTAACAATAAATCAGCACTTGCTTTGGCAAAGAATCCTGTATTTCATGAAAGAAGTAAGCACATCGACACTCGTTACCACTTCATAAGAGAATGCATCGAgaagaagaaggtgaagttgAAGTATGTGATGTCTAGAGATCAAGTTACCGACATTTTCACCAAGTCACTCAAATTGGAAACTTTCGTGAAGCTAAGGAATATGCTTGGAGTCACAAATCAAGTTTAAGGGGGgatgttgaaatattaaacttgatttgAGCCTAATCTTATTATTTGATTTTGGATTTTGTTATTTGGGATTAGTTTATTTTGGGTAATGTTTCTAGAAAAGTCTTGTAGTATTTGGAGTGTCTTGATATTTCTTAAgattgtaatattttctagaatactctttgaatgtctagagttgagaactctctagaattagtgtatctagagttctccttagagtactataaatagagatgtaatccTACACTTTTGTATCAAGCAAAAATAAAAAGTTAtctcttccataaataattctCCTACCTATCAAGTTTATATTCAAGCCTCTATTTTCACACATTTTCTCTAAACACAAAGGGTTTATTTCCAACAAACTACCCCTTCACATCTCCACCCTTCGCATACTCCCTCCTCACGTTGACCACCCAAACAACTTCAAACTCAATAACACTCACCTTCCCCTGCAAAATTTTCCACTGATCCCCTCTTCACTCTCAATCACGTTCATGCACCCACCACACGTAATATTTCATCTTCTTATCTCACCAGCACACTCACGTACTACCCCCTCACTTCTTTTTCCCTCACTAAACCAAACAACAAATTCCCTTTGCACATTATAACAACCTTCACTCTTTTCTTTTCCTTTCATTTTTCTTCTTCACGCAGTGACAATCCAACTCCCTCGTTTTTCACTGTTCACCACCTCACACACGAAAATCCACCTTCACTGTTTCATACTCCTGCAGTTGTTACGTTGTCGAATGCTCACTAAAACAACTATTGTTCACACACTCACCTTCACCATGTAAACCTCCATTCAGAGTCACGCTTAATCCTCTCATTTCGTACAAAACAAAAACGTTC encodes:
- the LOC127131389 gene encoding uncharacterized mitochondrial protein AtMg00810-like, with product MGLMAYYLGIEVKQDDKGIFITQEGYAKEGLKNFKMHDANPFGTPMECGSKLSKHENGEIVDPTLYKSLVGSLRYLTSTRPDILYVAGVVSRYMEAPTTTHFKAAKRILQYIKDIAFTWMSKKQPIVTPSTSEVEYVATTSCVCHVV